Proteins from one Aquila chrysaetos chrysaetos chromosome 5, bAquChr1.4, whole genome shotgun sequence genomic window:
- the TMEM60 gene encoding transmembrane protein 60: MRMSLAQRVLLTWLFTLLFLIMLVLKLDEKAPWNWFLIFIPVWIFDTILLVMLIVKMAGRCKSGFDPRNGSQNIKKKAWYLIAMLLKLAFCLALCAKLQRFTTMKLAYVFIPLWALLIGGMVELGYNIFYVRRD; the protein is encoded by the coding sequence ATGAGAATGTCCCTGGCACAAAGAGTACTACTGACATGGCTTTTTACATTACTCTTCCTGATCATGCTGGTGCTGAAGTTGGATGAGAAAGCACCGTGGAACTGGTTCCTCATTTTTATTCCAGTCTGGATATTTGATACTATCCTTCTAGTTATGTTAATTGTGAAAATGGCCGGACGTTGCAAGTCTGGCTTCGACCCTCGCAATGGCTCCcaaaacatcaagaaaaaagCCTGGTATCTCATTGCAATGCTACTTAAATTAGCCTTCTGCCTTGCCCTCTGTGCTAAACTGCAACGATTTACTACAATGAAACTAGCCTATGTATTTATCCCTTTGTGGGCCTTGCTTATTGGGGGTATGGTTGAACTGGGATATAATATCTTCTATGTACGAAGAGACTAA